One Rhizoctonia solani chromosome 1, complete sequence DNA window includes the following coding sequences:
- a CDS encoding translation initiation factor IF3, translating to MTTAVLSAMRLATYTLRPAVSPSLALAGPSRIIPSLQECRRFESHAAALKRAEAARELAVQNPAFFKNNAIPYTYVRLVNSETNRLEPPTRLKDLVASIDLDANFVQLVSTDPPDGGKPLVKIINKHDAAQKERDQKAKKKEQKKAASGRESKEIQLSWNVEPGDLKHKLGKAIKELEKKNLVTISFVPKKGSPLPTRPQMMVKMEMIWNEVKHVATERQDRTVGELSGLMYLQGLGRKEDPK from the coding sequence ATGACCACCGCTGTTCTATCTGCGATGCGGCTTGCAACTTACACACTTCGTCCGGCTGTTTCTCCCTCACTAGCGCTCGCCGGACCCTCGCGCATCATCCCATCACTTCAGGAATGCCGCCGCTTCGAGTCCCATGCCGCCGCATTGAAGCGCGCTGAAGCAGCCCGAGAACTTGCGGTCCAGAATCCTGCATTCTTCAAGAATAATGCCATCCCGTATACCTATGTTCGTCTCGTCAACTCGGAAACCAACCGTCTTGAACCACCGACGAGACTCAAGGATCTCGTCGCATCTATTGACCTTGACGCGAACTTTGTGCAACTTGTTTCCACTGACCCTCCCGATGGAGGCAAACCTTTAGTCAAGATAATCAATAAACATGATGCTGCACAGAAAGAACGGGACCAAAAAGCCAAGAAAAAAGAGCAAAAAAAGGCAGCAAGTGGGCGCGAATCCAAAGAAATCCAACTGTCTTGGAACGTAGAGCCAGGCGATCTCAAACACAAGCTTGGCAAAGCCATTAAAGAGCTTGAAAAGAAAAACCTTGTAACAATTTCATTTGTCCCAAAAAAGGGATCTCCGCTGCCTACTCGCCCTCAGATGATGGTTAAGATGGAGATGATATGGAACGAAGTAAAGCACGTCGCAACTGAACGTCAAGATCGTACAGTGGGTGAACTTTCCGGACTTATGTACCTTCAGGGCTTGGGTCGAAAAGAGGACCCAAAGTAG
- a CDS encoding beta-1,4-D-glucan cellobiohydrolase — protein MSLRSKVLLSLALIAAARAQQVGTNKAEVHPTLTWQKCTKSGGCQTQSQGKIVLDANWRWLHTTSGYTNCYTGQSWDSTLCSDPVKCAQNCAVEGADYTATYGITASGNSLTLKFVTKSEGTNVGSRVYLMADDSTYQMFKLKNQEFTFDVDVSNLPCGLNGALYFSQMDADGGLSKYPNNKAGAKYGTGYCDAQCPRDLKFINGEANVIGWGGSSNDANSGVGRYGTCCSEMDIWEGNSISTAYTPHPCTVNGQTRCDSTGTECASFCDQPGCDFNSYRMGDKTFYGPGFTLDTKKKMTVVTQFITADGTASGALKEIRRLYVQDGKVIQNSKTNISGMSTYDSITDQFCSAQKTAFNDSNDFAAKGGLTKFGQDFDKGMVLVLSIWDDHSANMLWLDSNYPTSGSASTPGIARGSCPITSGVPKDVETNSPNASVTYSNIRFGDIGSTYSGTTGPITTGPVTTTTTTTSAPVTTTTSGATAPHYAQCGGKGYTGPTVCASPYKCTYSSEYYSQCL, from the exons ATGTCTCTTCGCTCTAAAGTTCTTCTTTCTCTCGCTCTTATCGCCGCCGCTCGTGCTCAGCAAGTCGGCACCAACAAGGCTGAAGTTCACCCCACTCTCACTTGGCAAAAATGCACCAAGTCGGGCGGCTGCCAGACCCAATCTCAAGGCAAGATCGTCCTCGACGCCAACTGGCGCTGGCTCCACACCACTAGCGGATACACTAACTGCTACACCGGCCAATCTTGGGACTCGACACTTTGCTCCGACCCAGTTAAATGCGCTCAAAACTGCGCTGTCGAGGGTGCCGATTATACCGCCACTTACGGTATCACTGCCAGTGGCAACTCGTTGACCCTCAAGTTCGTCACAAAGAGCGAGGGCACCAACGTCGGCTCTCGTGTTTATCTCATGGCCGACGACTCTACCTACCAGATGTTTAAGCTCAAGAACCAAGAGTTCACTTTCGATGTCGACGTCTCGAATCTCCCATGTGGTCTTAACGGTGCACTCTACTTTTCGCAGATGGACGCCGACGGTGGTCTCTCCAAGTACCCCAACAACAAGGCTGGTGCCAAGTACGGAACTGGATACTGCGACGCCCAGTGCCCCCGTGATCTCAAGTTCATCAATGGCGAG GCCAATGTTATCGGCTGGGGTGGATCAAGCAACGATGCGAACTCCGGAGTTGGTCGCTACGGTACTTGCTGCAGTGAGATGGATATCTGGGAGGGCAACTCGATTTCCACCGCATACACCCCCCATCCCTGCACCGTCAACGGCCAAACCCGCTGCGACAGCACCGGTACCGAATGTGCATCTTTCTGTGACCAACCTGGCTGCGACTTCAACTCTTACCGCATGGGCGACAAAACCTTCTACGGTCCAGGCTTCACCCTCGATACCAAGAAGAAAATGACCGTCGTCACCCAGTTCATCACTGCGGACGGAACTGCCAGCGGTGCTCTCAAGGAAATTCGCCGTCTCTATGTCCAGGATGGCAAGGTCATTCAAAACTCCAAGACTAACATCTCCGGAATGTCCACATACGATTCGATTACCGACCAATTCTGCTCTGCCCAAAAGACTGCCTTCAATGACAGTAACGACTTTGCCGCCAAGGGAGGCCTCACCAAATTCGGCCAGGACTTCGACAAGGGAATGGTTCTCGTTCTCTCCATCTGGGATGACCACTCCGCCAACATGCTCTGGCTCGACAGCAACTACCCTACCAGCGGTAGCGCATCTACCCCGGGTATTGCTCGTGGTAGTTGCCCTATCACCTCTGGTGTGCCCAAGGATGTCGAGACCAACAGCCCCAATGCATCCGTCACTTACTCGAACATCCGCTTCGGTGACATTGGCTCGACCTACTCCGGTACCACTGGTCCCATCACGACTGGTCCcgtcaccaccaccactaccaccacctcgGCTCCCGTG ACTACCACCACCTCTGGTGCCACCGCTCCTCACTACGCTCAATGTGGCGGCAAGGGATACACCGGCCCAACTGTTTGCGCCTCTCCTTACAAGTGCACTTACTCCAGCGAGTATTACTCGCAGTGCTTGTAA
- a CDS encoding glycoside hydrolase family 43 protein, which translates to MRAAFLLPALLASFAVARPLANPNATRYDAIVPGADWRDTDGVLIQAHGGAMVRTDDGTFYWFGEDHRPGGTHFTGIAVYSSKDLYNWKNEGLAFKPVEGTPAASDQVGERPKVVYSEKTKQWVARPIPILAVFPFGQPKLLSHYQAIGLSPNSGSRHTSPTRYMAHAETTRSPVSDDRLNVSEIIYSFSGKHFRLAVENMYLSMNSIKVQTLKLPDVQGERNLLPHFQPKDGYRPNNAQLFTAPALTGPWTRQPQLAPEGTNTWESQNTFELKIKGTKKTTHIFMGDRWDRDELSDSRYMWLPITIGGKQAASLEWHDIWKIDVNTGEVTYPKGISYEAEKGVITGGANVRAAQHVLAGIMLLAVSHQFVDLQWWPHGFPLVTSNSSVTITNIQGTGKPQWLAIYYVNTDVQTTALHRYAGVSVNGAAPEVVKQRTTAEGVVVSVPLQVQFAKGSKNNVTISGVTGRPESAWLDRVIVY; encoded by the exons ATGCGCGCCGCGTTCCTTCTCCCAGCTCTGCTCGCCTCTTTTGCGGTAGCTCGCCCTTTGGCCAATCCAAACGCTACACGCTACGATGCGATCGTCCCCGGAGCCGACTGGCGCGATACGGATGGTGTCTTAATCCAGGCCCACGGGGGTGCGATGGTTAGGACCGATGACGGTACATTCTACTGGTTCGGCGAGGACCATCGTCCGGGCGGAACACACTTTACGGGCATCGCAGTGTACTCGTCAAAGGATCTGTACAATTGGAAAAACGAGGGCTTGGCTTTCAAACCAGTGGAGGGAACGCCAGCTGCCAGCGACCAGGTCGGGGAACGACCCAAGGTTGTATACAGTGAGAAGACAAAGCAATGGGTG GCCCGACCTATTCCCATCTTAGCTGTATTTCCATTCGGACAACCCAAGTTACTCTCTCATTACCAGGCGATTGGCCTTTCGCCTAAT TCAGGATCTCGGCAT ACATCGCCTACGCGCTATATGGCTCACGCGGAAACAACGCGATCACCCGTCTCAGACGACAGGCTGAACGTCTCCGAAATTATCTATAGTTTCAGCGGTAAGCACTTCCGTCTCGCTGTTGAGAATATGTATCTGAGCATGAATTCTATCAAGGTACAAACCTTGAAGCTCCCGGATGTTCAAGGAGAACGGAACTTACTACCACATTTTCAGCCAAAAGACGGATACCGTCCAAATAACGCCCAGCTCTTCACCGCACCGGCGCTGACTGGGCCGTGGACTAGGCAGCCCCAACTCGCTCCAGAAGGTAccaatacctgggaatctcAAAACACCTTTGAGCTCAAGATCAAAGGGACTAAGAAgacaacgcatatattcatggGCGATCGATGGGACCGCGATGAATTGAGCGACAGCCGTTATATGTGGTTGCCAATCACGATTGGCGGGAAACAGGCCGCGAGTCTCGAATGGCACGATATTTGGAAGATCGATGTCAACACTG GCGAGGTCACCTACCCCAAAGGAATCTCGTATGAGGCCGAGAAGGGCGTCATTACTGGCGGTGCAAATGTACGAGCTGCTCAACATGTTCTGGCGGGAATTATGTTACTGGCAGTAAGTCATCAATTTGTCGACCTTCAATGGTGGCCTCATGGATTTCCGCTAGTCACCTCCAATAGTTCCGTTACCATTACCAACATCCAGGGAACTGGAAAGCCCCAATGGCTCGCCATTTACTATGTCAACACTGACGTGCAAA CCACTGCCTTACACCGTTATGCCGGCGTATCAGTAAACGGAGCTGCACCCGAAGTAGTCAAGCAGCGTACGACTGCCGAGGGTGTGGTGGTTAGTGTTCCTCTGCAAGTGCAATTCGCCAAGGGATCGAAGAACAACGTCACAATCAGTGGTGTAACTGGTCGTC CCGAAAGCGCATGGTTGGACAGAGTGATTGTGTACTGA
- a CDS encoding amino acid permease gives MAGSVHKFNSERDHEGDHSSATDSDEIQLQQLGYKQQLHRSWHIVESFAASFCALNFIGGVRSFFFIGILAGGPLAIWTNYLITIVFMWITAAVLAEICSALPLSGSIYIWAAEAAGPKYARFVAFIVAWWAATAWMTFGASNCQTTANYLLSLLPVWGYDFPGGISNDNVKWRALVWAVSEGLFILAIILNYLPPRIYSAVFKFSMCLMILDFLLCIIWLPIGVSKTYGFRSAHDAFLTTFNGTGAPPAWNWILGFLFTAGTLTGFDASGHIAEETKNASVVAARGIFSSAIATGTFGFITTIVFLFCTPDIDTWFSLSAPQPFVLIYSMALGRGGATFMTLLAVVGLILNTSIAVVAASRLIFAIARDGVLPLSGWIGQVTPDGRPRNAVTVMYIFGASILCVILPSSVAFTSLVSAAGIPTIAAYGLIALLRLTMTPNGFKSTKFSLGKFARPAYFVAFVFNGIVFASYVSPFSFPVTAETFNFAGVILGSVTIFGILSWYFTPEEKWLRNSQAQQVYEGADGGARHAPPAYTEALNDTAQGSSSAR, from the exons ATGGCTGGCTCTGTCCACAAATTCAACTCTGAACGCGACCATGAAGGCGATCATTCTAGCGCGACCGACTCTGACGAGATCCAACTG CAACAACTAGGTTACAAACAG CAACTACACCGCTCATGGCATATTGTAGAGAGCTTCGCAGCTAGCTTCTGTGCTCTTAACTTCATTGGAGGCGTACG ATCATTCTTCTTTATTGGCATCCTTGCCGGAGGGCCATTGGCGATATGGACGAATTACCTCATTACCATCGTCTTCATGTGGATAACGGCCGCAGTCCTAGCGGAAATTTGTTCTGCCCTGCCTCTGAGCGGTAGTATCTATATATGGGCTGCGGAAGCTGCAGGGCCCAAATATGCTCGATTTGTCGC CTTTATCGTAGCTTGGTGGGCTGCAACAGCATGGATGACCTTTGGTGCATCTAATTGCCAG ACGACCGCGAACTATCTTCTCTCCTTGCTTCCTGTCTGGGGCTACGACTTTCCGGGAGGCATCTCAAATGATAACGTCAAATGGCGTGCCCTGGTCTGGGCCGTTTCTGAAGGGCTATTTATTCTCGCTATTATTCTAAACTACCTCCCTC CCCGGATTTACTCGGCTGTTTTCAAGTTTTCGATGTGCCTGATGATCCTTGATTTCCTACTTTGTATTATTTGGTTGCCGATCGGAGTTAGCAAGACCTACGGCTTCAGGAGTGCACATGATGCTTTTTTGACGACTT TCAACGGCACTGGCGCTCCCCCTGCATGGAATTGGATTCTCGGATTCCTTTTCACAGCCGGCACGCTCACCGGCTTTGATGCATCTGGACACATTGCTGAGGAGACTAAAAACGCAAGTGTTGTTGCCGCTCGCGGAATTTTCTCCAGCGCTATTGCGACGGGTACTTTTGGCTTTATTACTACAATCGTCTTTTTGTTCTGCACCCCCGATATCGATACATGGTTCAGCCTGTCTGCTCCCCAGCCATTTGTGCTGATTTACTCTATGGCACTTGGACGAGGTGGTGCTACGTTCATGACACTTCTCGCCGTCGTTGGCTTGATTCTT AATACATCCATCGCTGTGGTCGCCGCTTCTCGTCTCATCTTTGCTATTGCGCGAGACGGCGTACTTCCCCTTTCCGGATGGATCGGACAAGTCACCCCAGATGGTCGTCCCCGCAATGCGGTCACAGTTATGTACATATTTGGCGCTTCGATTCTCTGCGTCATTCTCCCTTCAAGTGTCGCCTTTACCTCGCTCGTCAGTGCAGCTGGCATCCCAACCATCGCCGCTTACGGTCTGATTGCACTTCTACGACTGACTATGACCCCGAATGGATTCAAGAGTACCAAGTTCTCGCTTGGAAAGTTTGCCCGTCCAGCATATTTTGTTGCTTTTGTGTTCAACGGGATCGTATTCGCGAGTTACGTTTCACCCTTTAGTTTCCCGGTTACTGCGGAAACGTTCAATTTC GCCGGCGTTATATTGGGCTCCGTCACAATATTCGGGATACTCAGTTGGTACTTCACTCCTGAGGAGAAATGGTTGCGGAATTCCCAGGCACAACAGGTGTATGAAGGTGCAGACGGTGGCGCTAGGCATGCACCCCCAGCATATACTGAAGCGCTCAACGATACTGCTCAAGGCAGCAGCTCAGCCAGATAA